The following coding sequences lie in one Leptospira neocaledonica genomic window:
- a CDS encoding iron-containing alcohol dehydrogenase yields the protein MPILPDWINFSFPTKIHFEVDCGFKMGNFVKNIGNRAVILSTQSELENMDEFSIIKTSLEKHIDGVILYDNIEKEPTLKELDTAAYFARISNANCIIGYGSYESLNTAKLVALLANNDTFAEDVFILKKNLRLKKPIPLILIPTHPVMGLECSPTATVYMDDDRTVRYFSNEFLFPEMVIADAKISSFMTSADVAKVGVGILAAAVDSILSKYSNELTNSSSLRAIEIIYKNLVPAIRDPKNLQYKNAIFGASLLVGMSHSSSSLGLCYALSLAASNLTNLDVFQAMSILLPHVMEYNLTSSAGKYVMIAKALDEDITNISVIEAAIKAVEGIRKIYIELKIPQRLSEYEVRKIDLPGIASLASSFPFLDSLPRELPKNEIETILVAAF from the coding sequence ATGCCGATACTCCCCGACTGGATCAATTTTAGTTTTCCCACCAAAATCCATTTTGAAGTCGATTGCGGTTTTAAAATGGGAAACTTCGTTAAGAATATAGGCAACCGCGCGGTCATTCTATCCACTCAAAGTGAGTTGGAGAATATGGACGAGTTCTCCATCATTAAAACTTCTCTAGAGAAACATATAGACGGCGTAATTCTTTACGATAATATAGAGAAGGAACCTACATTAAAAGAACTGGATACTGCCGCCTACTTTGCCAGGATCTCAAATGCAAATTGTATCATTGGTTACGGTTCATACGAAAGTTTGAACACTGCAAAGTTGGTCGCACTTCTTGCAAATAACGATACATTTGCAGAAGATGTTTTTATCCTGAAAAAAAACCTTAGGCTTAAAAAGCCAATTCCTCTCATTCTAATCCCGACTCATCCTGTGATGGGATTAGAATGTTCCCCTACAGCAACAGTGTATATGGATGATGATCGAACCGTCCGATATTTTTCGAATGAATTTCTTTTTCCGGAGATGGTGATCGCCGACGCTAAGATCAGTAGTTTTATGACTTCTGCGGACGTGGCAAAGGTTGGAGTGGGAATTTTAGCTGCAGCTGTGGACAGTATTCTTTCTAAATATTCGAATGAACTCACCAACTCTTCTTCCTTAAGAGCAATAGAGATCATTTATAAAAACTTGGTGCCTGCCATCAGAGATCCTAAAAATCTACAGTATAAAAACGCAATCTTTGGTGCGAGTTTACTTGTGGGGATGTCACATTCTTCCAGTTCATTAGGACTTTGTTATGCACTTTCTTTGGCGGCTTCTAACCTAACGAATTTGGACGTTTTTCAGGCGATGTCCATTCTTCTTCCACATGTGATGGAGTATAACCTTACCTCCTCTGCAGGTAAGTATGTGATGATCGCAAAAGCCCTGGACGAAGACATCACTAATATTTCGGTGATCGAGGCCGCCATCAAAGCGGTAGAAGGGATCCGTAAAATTTATATAGAACTCAAGATCCCACAAAGGTTATCTGAATACGAGGTTCGTAAGATAGATCTTCCTGGGATCGCAAGTCTTGCTTCTTCTTTTCCTTTCTTGGATTCGCTTCCCAGGGAACTTCCTAAAAACGAGATCGAAACAATCTTAGTCGCCGCGTTCTAA
- a CDS encoding bactofilin family protein, whose product MSEESIDTIIGEDIQFRGKLRFNNALKIKGQFKGTIETTGSLIVGETGRVEADIETGTLEIEGDLKGNISAASKVSVRKTGKLVGDVRTPDLEIESGAKFSGNCIM is encoded by the coding sequence ATGAGCGAAGAATCCATAGACACGATTATCGGGGAAGATATCCAATTCCGAGGCAAACTACGTTTCAATAACGCACTGAAGATCAAGGGCCAATTCAAGGGCACCATCGAGACCACTGGATCTTTGATCGTAGGCGAGACCGGAAGAGTCGAGGCCGACATCGAAACAGGAACCCTGGAAATCGAAGGGGATCTAAAAGGTAATATTAGCGCCGCTTCTAAAGTTTCCGTTCGCAAAACCGGAAAATTAGTCGGAGACGTTCGCACTCCAGATCTGGAAATCGAATCAGGAGCAAAATTTAGCGGGAATTGCATCATGTAA